The Chryseolinea soli genome contains a region encoding:
- a CDS encoding glycoside hydrolase family 31 protein: MIDDNWQEDYGTWRFHPARFANPTAMVDTLHAWGFKVMLWVCPFVSPDSETFRKLQQGNALLTDAEGYPKLVKWWNGASAVLDLTDPNAVKWFHEQLGSLMKTHKIDGFKFDAGDPEFYVDVHGDRPVSPNEHATLFAKIGLDYPLNEYRATWKMGGQPLAQRLRDKNHSWDDLKLLIPDILLQGIMGYPFTCPDMIGGGEMGSFVNLKAINQDLIVRSAQVHALMPMMQFSVAPWRILDAAHLDAVKKAIALRSKYTSTILKLSEDATKTGEPIVRMMAYEFPGQGLDQVNDQFMLGSEILVAPILNGENTRTVMLPKGKWRNMIDNKVISGPKTITLKAPVSELPYFVKI; the protein is encoded by the coding sequence ATGATCGACGACAATTGGCAGGAAGACTACGGCACGTGGAGGTTTCATCCGGCCAGATTTGCAAACCCAACGGCGATGGTCGATACGCTCCATGCCTGGGGCTTCAAGGTAATGCTTTGGGTATGCCCGTTTGTGAGCCCCGACTCGGAGACGTTCAGAAAACTTCAGCAGGGCAATGCATTGTTAACCGATGCAGAGGGTTACCCAAAACTTGTAAAATGGTGGAACGGCGCCAGTGCCGTGCTCGATCTCACCGATCCCAACGCTGTGAAATGGTTTCATGAACAACTTGGATCGTTGATGAAGACGCACAAGATCGATGGCTTTAAGTTTGATGCCGGCGACCCTGAGTTCTACGTCGATGTCCATGGAGACCGGCCCGTTTCTCCCAACGAACATGCCACACTGTTCGCGAAAATAGGACTCGACTATCCCCTCAACGAATACAGGGCCACGTGGAAGATGGGTGGACAACCGTTGGCGCAGCGCCTGAGGGATAAAAATCATAGCTGGGACGACCTGAAGCTCCTCATCCCCGATATTTTATTACAGGGCATCATGGGCTATCCGTTCACTTGCCCGGACATGATTGGCGGCGGTGAGATGGGATCATTTGTAAACCTGAAGGCTATCAATCAGGATCTCATCGTAAGGTCAGCCCAAGTCCACGCCCTGATGCCCATGATGCAATTCTCCGTCGCTCCCTGGAGAATCCTCGATGCTGCACACCTCGACGCCGTAAAGAAAGCTATTGCGCTTCGCTCGAAGTATACATCTACTATTTTGAAGCTGTCGGAAGACGCGACAAAAACCGGCGAGCCCATTGTAAGGATGATGGCCTATGAATTCCCCGGCCAGGGACTAGACCAGGTGAACGATCAATTTATGCTGGGAAGTGAAATATTGGTTGCGCCGATTCTCAATGGTGAGAATACGAGAACCGTGATGTTGCCGAAAGGAAAATGGCGTAACATGATCGACAACAAAGTGATTTCGGGGCCCAAGACGATCACGCTGAAAGCGCCAGTATCGGAATTGCCGTACTTCGTAAAGATCTAA
- the corA gene encoding magnesium/cobalt transporter CorA, whose translation MIVDCAEYHEGCRVTKVAIADINEVLKKPNRFVWIGLEEPDEAMLKIIKKEFGLHELAIEDALRAHQRPKIETYGDTLFIVLRTVQMKGKRVELGETHFFVGHNFIVSIRHGSTISYADVRARCESTPQLLRRGPAFALYALMDSIVDQYFPVIDTLEDDLTSIEEKIFHEKFRRDTTVKIYKLRRQLLDVKRSVSPLIDICNRLMRFDLKIIDEDTRPYFRDVYDHTIRINEMVDNSRELLSAALEANLSMITISQSEIAKKFAGWAALIAVPTMIAGIYGMNFKSMPELQWAWGYPFVLASTVAICVLLYFRFKRSGWI comes from the coding sequence ATGATCGTCGACTGCGCCGAATACCACGAAGGCTGCAGGGTCACAAAAGTGGCCATCGCAGATATCAACGAAGTGTTGAAAAAGCCGAATCGTTTTGTTTGGATAGGGTTGGAGGAGCCCGATGAAGCCATGCTCAAAATCATAAAGAAAGAGTTTGGCCTCCATGAGCTCGCCATCGAAGATGCCCTTCGTGCGCATCAGCGGCCAAAAATCGAAACCTATGGCGACACGCTTTTCATTGTGCTCCGCACCGTGCAAATGAAAGGCAAGCGGGTTGAACTGGGGGAAACGCATTTTTTCGTAGGACACAATTTCATCGTCAGCATCCGGCACGGGTCCACCATTAGTTATGCGGATGTGCGCGCCCGGTGCGAAAGCACACCCCAGCTTTTGCGAAGGGGGCCCGCATTTGCGCTTTATGCCCTGATGGACTCTATCGTGGACCAATACTTCCCCGTCATCGATACGCTCGAAGATGATCTTACCTCCATTGAAGAGAAGATCTTTCATGAAAAGTTCAGGCGCGACACCACCGTAAAGATCTACAAACTCAGGCGTCAACTCCTCGATGTGAAACGATCGGTGTCGCCCCTCATCGACATCTGTAACCGCCTGATGCGCTTCGATCTGAAGATCATCGACGAAGACACCCGGCCGTACTTCAGGGATGTATACGACCATACGATCCGCATCAATGAAATGGTCGATAACTCGCGTGAATTGCTTTCGGCCGCCCTGGAAGCCAACCTTTCCATGATCACCATATCGCAGAGCGAGATCGCGAAGAAATTCGCGGGATGGGCTGCCCTCATCGCGGTGCCCACCATGATTGCCGGAATTTATGGAATGAATTTTAAGTCCATGCCAGAACTGCAATGGGCGTGGGGCTACCCGTTTGTCCTGGCGTCTACCGTTGCTATTTGCGTCTTACTCTACTTCCGGTTTAAGCGATCCGGGTGGATCTGA